A stretch of Cupriavidus necator DNA encodes these proteins:
- a CDS encoding OPT family oligopeptide transporter — MLRVDRIADDVSLPELTLRGIILGALITVVFTASNIYLGLKVGLTFSSAIPAAVISMAVLRLFPGANILENNMVQTQASAAGTLSSIIFILPGLVMLGHWQGFPFWQTLAICAAGGMLGVLFSIPLRHAMVVQSELPYPEGVAAAEILRVGSAAPDQAAPGQKPQATGLADLMAGGLVAGLFSFAAGGLRLLAEGANFWLSAGASVVRLSMGFSLALVGAGYLVGIVGGLAMLLGLVLTWGVAVPWLTAITPRPDGATLSAFGAMVWSQQARFIGAGTIGIAAIWTLLSLAGPMLYGIRASFGALQGGPAGQGKMPRTQQDMPARWIGLVMLGLLAVLVTVFAWFLAPAPLDGGARWRLVIYAVVFAFIFGFLVAAACGYMAGLVGSSASPISGIGIIAVILVSLLILLAGKADGLLATPEGRNFAIALAIFTTSAVVAVASIANDNLQDLKTGWLVGATPWRQQVALLIGCAVGAAVIPPVLDLLYSAYGFAGALPRADMDPNQALAAPQATLMTAIATGIFTRQLNWTMILIGIGLGVVLIAIDEVLRRRRGAARLPVLAVGIGIYLPPTISSALVVGAVLSWLLLRSERRRASARGDDVKLALEHAERRGTLLASGLIVGESLVGVMLAAVIGLSGRDAPLALAGPGFEATAQWLGLAVFALVCVGFYRRVLAAAH, encoded by the coding sequence ATGCTACGTGTCGATCGTATCGCCGACGACGTTTCCCTGCCTGAACTGACCCTGCGCGGCATCATCCTCGGTGCGCTGATCACGGTCGTGTTCACCGCCTCCAACATCTACCTGGGCCTGAAGGTCGGCCTGACCTTCTCGTCGGCGATCCCGGCGGCCGTGATCTCGATGGCCGTGCTGCGGCTCTTCCCCGGCGCCAACATCCTGGAAAACAACATGGTGCAGACGCAGGCCTCGGCCGCGGGCACCCTGTCGTCGATCATCTTTATCCTGCCGGGCCTGGTCATGCTGGGCCACTGGCAGGGCTTCCCGTTCTGGCAGACGCTGGCGATCTGCGCGGCCGGCGGCATGCTGGGCGTGCTGTTCAGCATCCCGCTGCGCCACGCGATGGTGGTGCAGAGCGAGCTGCCCTACCCGGAGGGCGTGGCCGCGGCGGAAATCCTGCGCGTGGGCAGCGCCGCGCCAGACCAGGCCGCGCCGGGGCAGAAGCCCCAGGCGACCGGCCTGGCCGACCTGATGGCCGGCGGCCTGGTGGCGGGGCTGTTCAGCTTTGCCGCCGGCGGGCTGCGCCTGCTGGCCGAGGGCGCCAACTTCTGGCTGTCGGCCGGGGCCTCGGTGGTGCGGCTGTCGATGGGGTTCTCGCTGGCGCTGGTGGGCGCGGGCTACCTGGTCGGAATCGTCGGCGGGCTGGCCATGCTGCTCGGGCTGGTGCTGACCTGGGGCGTCGCGGTGCCGTGGCTGACGGCCATCACGCCGCGCCCGGACGGCGCCACGCTGTCGGCCTTCGGCGCCATGGTGTGGAGCCAGCAGGCGCGCTTCATCGGTGCCGGCACCATCGGCATTGCCGCGATCTGGACGCTGCTGTCGCTGGCCGGGCCGATGCTGTACGGCATCCGCGCCTCGTTCGGCGCGCTGCAGGGCGGGCCGGCGGGGCAGGGCAAGATGCCGCGCACGCAGCAGGACATGCCGGCCAGATGGATCGGGCTGGTGATGCTGGGGCTGCTGGCGGTGCTGGTGACGGTATTCGCCTGGTTCCTCGCGCCGGCGCCGCTCGATGGCGGCGCACGCTGGCGCCTGGTGATCTACGCGGTGGTGTTCGCCTTTATCTTCGGCTTCCTGGTGGCGGCGGCGTGTGGCTACATGGCCGGGCTGGTGGGCTCGTCGGCCAGCCCGATCTCGGGCATCGGCATCATCGCGGTGATCCTGGTGTCGCTGCTGATCCTGCTGGCGGGCAAGGCCGACGGGCTGCTGGCCACGCCCGAGGGCAGAAACTTCGCGATTGCGCTGGCGATCTTCACCACCTCGGCGGTGGTGGCGGTCGCCTCGATCGCCAACGACAACCTGCAGGACCTGAAGACCGGCTGGCTGGTCGGTGCCACGCCGTGGCGCCAGCAGGTGGCGCTGCTGATCGGCTGCGCGGTAGGCGCGGCGGTGATTCCGCCGGTGCTGGACCTGCTCTACAGCGCCTATGGCTTCGCCGGCGCGCTGCCGCGTGCGGACATGGACCCCAACCAGGCGCTGGCCGCGCCGCAGGCGACGCTGATGACCGCGATCGCCACCGGCATCTTCACCCGCCAGCTCAACTGGACCATGATCCTGATCGGCATCGGGCTGGGCGTGGTGCTGATCGCCATCGACGAGGTGCTGCGCCGCCGCCGCGGCGCGGCGCGGCTGCCGGTGCTGGCGGTGGGCATCGGCATCTACCTGCCGCCGACCATCAGCTCGGCGCTGGTGGTGGGCGCGGTGCTGTCGTGGCTCCTGCTGCGCAGCGAGCGCCGCCGCGCCAGCGCGCGCGGCGACGACGTCAAGCTGGCGCTGGAACATGCCGAGCGGCGCGGCACGCTGCTGGCCTCGGGCCTGATCGTGGGGGAAAGCCTGGTCGGCGTGATGCTGGCCGCGGTAATCGGCCTGTCGGGCAGGGATGCGCCACTGGCGCTGGCCGGGCCCGGGTTTGAAGCGACCGCGCAGTGGCTGGGCCTGGCGGTGTTCGCGCTGGTATGCGTGGGCTTCTACCGCCGCGTGCTGGCGGCGGCGCACTGA
- a CDS encoding DNA gyrase inhibitor YacG, whose protein sequence is MPAVVKCPTCGTEVAWVPDNKFRPFCSERCKQIDLGAWASEKYVIGGKPGETSADQTEDEDD, encoded by the coding sequence ATGCCTGCTGTCGTCAAATGCCCCACCTGCGGCACCGAGGTGGCCTGGGTGCCCGACAACAAATTCCGCCCCTTCTGTTCCGAGCGCTGCAAGCAGATCGATCTCGGCGCCTGGGCGTCCGAGAAATACGTGATCGGCGGCAAGCCGGGCGAGACCTCCGCCGACCAGACTGAAGACGAGGACGACTGA
- the zapD gene encoding cell division protein ZapD: MILYEYPFNERIRTLLRLEDLFDRLEYFLGQDHAHQHHVALTTLFEIIDVAGRADLKTDLIKELERQRQALAPLRANPQIDQEALDAVIGEIEQGIAMLNQTVGKAGQLLADNEWLTSIRSRAIIPGGTCEFDLPAYYAWQHRPAEDRRADILKWVRPLLSLRMGTTIVLRLLREAGQSGKVIATGGSYQQMLSGRSYQLMQVYLDDSLLAFIPEMSANKYMLWVRFTQQDGDLRPRSVDADIPFLLKLCNF, translated from the coding sequence TTGATTCTGTACGAATACCCTTTCAACGAACGCATCAGGACACTCCTGCGCCTGGAGGACCTGTTCGATCGGCTGGAATACTTTCTCGGCCAGGATCATGCCCACCAGCACCATGTCGCGCTGACCACGCTGTTCGAGATCATCGACGTCGCCGGCCGCGCCGACCTCAAGACCGACCTGATCAAGGAACTGGAACGCCAGCGCCAGGCACTGGCGCCACTGCGCGCCAACCCGCAGATCGACCAGGAGGCGCTGGACGCCGTCATCGGCGAGATCGAGCAAGGCATCGCCATGCTCAACCAGACCGTGGGCAAGGCCGGCCAGCTGCTGGCCGACAACGAGTGGCTGACCAGCATCCGCAGCCGCGCGATCATCCCCGGCGGCACCTGCGAGTTCGACCTGCCGGCCTACTATGCCTGGCAGCACCGCCCCGCCGAAGACCGCCGCGCCGATATCCTGAAGTGGGTACGTCCGCTGCTGTCGCTGCGCATGGGCACCACCATCGTGCTGCGCCTGCTGCGCGAAGCCGGCCAGAGCGGCAAGGTGATCGCCACCGGCGGCAGCTACCAGCAAATGCTGTCCGGTCGCAGCTACCAGCTGATGCAGGTCTACCTGGATGACTCGCTGCTGGCCTTCATCCCCGAGATGAGCGCCAACAAGTACATGCTGTGGGTGCGCTTCACGCAGCAGGACGGCGACCTGCGCCCACGCTCGGTCGATGCGGATATCCCGTTCCTGCTGAAACTCTGCAATTTCTGA
- the coaE gene encoding dephospho-CoA kinase (Dephospho-CoA kinase (CoaE) performs the final step in coenzyme A biosynthesis.): protein MLEIGLTGGIGSGKTRVADMFAARGAAIIDTDLLAHEITAPGGRAIPALVEAFGPACLRPDGAMDRDAMRALVFADPAAKARLEAITHPLIRALTTERAHAIRDAGDHPYLIYVVPLLVESGSWRERVGRVLVVDCTEATQVARVMSRNGFSREQVQAIMARQATRAERLACADDVIDNDGPVEALVDQVDRLDRYYRELSAAARVHP, encoded by the coding sequence ATGCTGGAAATCGGACTGACCGGCGGCATCGGCAGCGGCAAGACCCGCGTGGCCGACATGTTTGCCGCGCGCGGTGCCGCGATCATCGACACCGACCTGCTCGCGCACGAGATCACCGCCCCAGGCGGGCGCGCCATCCCGGCGCTGGTCGAGGCCTTCGGCCCGGCCTGCCTGCGTCCCGACGGCGCCATGGACCGCGACGCGATGCGCGCACTGGTGTTTGCCGACCCCGCAGCCAAGGCTCGGCTTGAAGCGATCACCCACCCGCTGATCCGTGCACTGACCACCGAGCGCGCCCACGCGATCCGCGATGCCGGCGACCATCCCTACCTGATCTACGTGGTGCCGCTGCTGGTGGAATCGGGCTCATGGCGCGAGCGCGTGGGCCGCGTGCTGGTGGTGGACTGCACCGAGGCCACCCAGGTAGCGCGCGTGATGTCGCGCAACGGCTTCAGCCGCGAGCAGGTGCAGGCCATCATGGCCAGACAGGCCACCCGCGCCGAGCGCCTGGCATGTGCCGACGACGTCATCGACAACGACGGTCCGGTGGAGGCGCTGGTGGACCAGGTCGACCGGCTCGACCGCTACTATCGTGAACTGTCGGCGGCGGCCAGGGTCCATCCATAA